In Haliaeetus albicilla chromosome 3, bHalAlb1.1, whole genome shotgun sequence, the following are encoded in one genomic region:
- the LOC138684836 gene encoding uncharacterized protein — translation MIKQRAKQELPGRLAAPMAEEKPKYNCTVSEVTIVNLQPKKNPILVLAGGNPRSEHRNLSFQPPSPKISEKRLSQGEKKLWPEKVKKEGALSPSLHRANELCSTENVTLKRPVKLAPLEIPVEVKEAQLKKIMSIQRETQMAAQKLTVINSISNEPHVKRVKNLAQGELENLQKIKLSEMAALENKDDLLPPKCSKPLGEIQIILPPETTSKLTKQPGVEDAPKTLCKPLIPTLRVSDMHEESNSPDSIPDPSQNVSRCRFRVRHMKEQQEDHGKAKPLKVMDPSVGEGKQKSAGQRTQKTLSDASKLIENVSKKQKERGAKQGEMDEASFVRRQSTRRMALGDIIQVDED, via the coding sequence GCTGCCCCAATGGCTGAAGAAAAGCCCAAGTACAACTGCACTGTCAGTGAAGTCACCATTGTGAACCTGCAGCCTAAGAAAAATCCCATTCTCGTCTTGGCAGGAGGGAACCCAAGAAGTGAACATAGAAACCTTAGTTTCCAACCTCCTTCTCCAAAAATTTCAGAGAAGAGGCTATcccagggagagaaaaaattgtggccagaaaaggtgaaaaaagagGGTGCTTTGTCTCCCAGCCTGCATCGTGCAAACGAGTTGTGTAGCACAGAGAATGTCACCCTGAAGAGGCCGGTGAAGTTGGCCCCTCTGGAGATCCCTGTGGAAGTAAAAGAAGCCCAGCTCAAAAAGATTATGAGTATCCAGAGAGAAACCCAAATGGCTGCTCAGAAGCTGACAGTTATCAACTCCATCAGCAATGAACCCCATGTGAAAAGGGTAAAGAATCTGGCTCAGGGGGAGCTGGAAAACCTTCAAAAGATAAAGCTGAGTGAGATGGCTGCTCTGGAGAATAAAGATGATCTTCTACCCCCTAAATGCAGCAAACCCCTGGGagaaattcaaattattttacctCCAGAGACAACCTCAAAGTTGACTAAACAACCAGGTGTCGAAGATGCTCCCAAGACACTCTGTAAGCCATTAATCCCCACTCTCCGGGTATCTGACATGCACGAAGAGTCTAACAGCCCTGACAGCATCCCTGATCCTAGCCAGAATGTTTCTCGGTGCCGATTCAGAGTAAGGCACATGAAAGAGCAGCAGGAAGACCATGGGAAAGCCAAACCCTTAAAGGTCATGGATCCaagtgtgggagaaggaaagcagaaatctgCAGGTCAACGAACACAAAAAACCCTCAGTGATGCAAGCAAGCTTATTGAAAATGTGtccaaaaagcagaaggaacGAGGAGCAAAGCAAGGGGAAATGGATGAAGCCTCTTTTGTGAGGAGGCAGTCTACTCGAAGGATGGCCTTGGGAGACATCATCCAGGTAGATGAAGACTGA